Proteins from one Actinopolymorpha sp. NPDC004070 genomic window:
- a CDS encoding GntR family transcriptional regulator, with product MSRTRHEIDPSTLTTGALSAGRPKGHQLRKILEDLAGRLPPGALLPSERVLADHFEISRTTVRQEIQRLVTDGVLFRRHGHGTVVAEPRPAHTDLLTSFSRDMRARGLSPGSRVLSSSVEPAGPRVAARLEVEPGSPVLHLVRLRTADGDPMARESTDVSLARFPGLDEVAWEHQSLFDTLEERFGVRPATSEARILAVLPEPHDAELLEVAIGQPCLLIEAVTRDGAGRALEAERSLYRGDRYDVLARARRGADHHDHADHHDHADHADPAAGNGRRVRQKAT from the coding sequence ATGTCGCGGACCCGTCACGAGATCGACCCGAGCACGTTGACGACCGGCGCCCTGTCGGCCGGCCGACCCAAGGGCCACCAGTTGCGCAAGATACTGGAGGACCTGGCCGGACGCTTGCCGCCGGGCGCGCTGTTGCCGTCCGAACGCGTCCTCGCCGATCACTTCGAGATCTCCCGAACGACCGTACGCCAGGAAATCCAACGACTCGTGACGGACGGTGTCCTGTTCCGGCGGCACGGGCACGGGACCGTCGTCGCCGAACCCCGGCCCGCGCACACCGACCTGCTCACGTCGTTCAGCCGGGACATGCGGGCCCGCGGGCTGTCCCCCGGCTCCCGGGTGCTGTCCTCGTCGGTGGAGCCGGCCGGCCCACGGGTGGCCGCACGGCTGGAGGTCGAGCCGGGTTCGCCCGTCCTGCACCTCGTACGACTGCGGACGGCGGACGGGGACCCCATGGCCCGAGAGAGTACGGACGTGTCCCTCGCCAGGTTTCCGGGCCTGGACGAGGTGGCGTGGGAGCACCAGTCGCTGTTCGACACGCTGGAGGAACGCTTCGGCGTACGACCGGCCACCAGCGAGGCCCGCATCCTCGCGGTGCTGCCGGAGCCGCACGACGCCGAACTGCTGGAGGTCGCCATCGGCCAGCCCTGCCTGCTGATCGAGGCGGTGACCCGGGACGGCGCCGGCCGGGCGCTGGAGGCCGAACGCTCCCTCTACCGCGGCGACAGGTACGACGTCCTGGCCCGCGCCAGGCGCGGTGCCGACCACCACGACCACGCCGACCACCACGACCACGCCGACCACGCCGACCCGGCGGCCGGGAACGGTCGCCGGGTACGACAGAAAGCAACATGA